The genomic stretch CGCAGCGCGGCCGGCAACGCCCTTCCCCACGCTAGGCATTCGTGCGCTCCGTCGAACTCGACGTAGGTCGGCTCGTGGCCCTTCTCGATCAGCGCGTCCCGGAAGCGTCTCACACCGTCGACTTGCGACATGACCTGAAGCACGTCCTCCTTGTGCCGCACGTTCGTTTGAGTCTCCCGCAATCCGACCTCGAGACGAAACTCGGCGGTCGGCGGCGTGGGAGAACGGCGCAACGCTTCGATCAGCCAGCCGTCGTTCCACCAGTACGAACCCGATTGCGACACGACCTTCGTGAATCGCCCGGGGGCGGTCATCGCGATGTAGCTCGCGGCGAGTCCGGTGTAGCTGAGGCCGACGACGACCCGGCGACGACACGTCGCTATGTCTGGATGCAGCTTCTCCAGCCATGGAAACAACTCTTCGTCGACGAAGCGGAGGAACGGGGTATGGCAGGGGCACTCGACCCATCGCGAGGCGATGCTCTCGCTCGACACGAAAACGAAGAGCGTCGGCGGCGTGGTCGGCTCGGCCGCGAGAGCATCGACGATCTCCGCCGCTCCGACCTTGTTTCGGTACAGTTCGGCGTCGAAGAAGACGACGAGGTTGTCGCAACTCGACGCGCCGCGCGGCGGCCGGATCCAGATCGAACGCTCGTTGCCGAGGTGCGCGCTGCGCAAGCGGTGTTCGGTCTCGGTCTTCACGCCCGGCGGTATGTGCGCGGCTCAGGCTTCGACCGGGCGGGCGGCCGTTTCCACGTGCAGACCGAAACCCCGCGCGAGGTCTGCGAGGTCGAGCCCCGCGAGACTCTCGACGCGGGCATCGGCGTGGGCGAAGTCTTGGCTGGCGGTGACCTCGTTGGGGACCGCGACGCAACGCAGGCCGGCGCGGCGGGCGGCGAGCGAGCCGTTGTGGGAGTCTTCGAATGCGATCGCTTCGTGCGGCTCGATTTCGAGGCGGCGGGCGGCTTCGAGATAGAGATCAGGCGCGGGCTTCACGCGTGCGGCGTCTTCACGTGTGACGAGCAGGTGAAACGACGCGAGCAATCCGTGCCGGTCGAGATGGCCGCGCACCCACTGAAGGGTCGAGCTGGAGACGACGGCACGCTTCAAGCCGAGGCGGGTGGCTTCGGCTACGAGTTCGCGGATGCCGGGCTTGAT from Opitutales bacterium ASA1 encodes the following:
- a CDS encoding HAD family hydrolase, which gives rise to MSATLRAVCFDFDGLILDTESACFGSWQWLFREHGHEYPLVEYLRIVGSDYGENNPRLLLDRQVGRSLDWSALDVLRHEEERRLGAHLVIKPGIRELVAEATRLGLKRAVVSSSTLQWVRGHLDRHGLLASFHLLVTREDAARVKPAPDLYLEAARRLEIEPHEAIAFEDSHNGSLAARRAGLRCVAVPNEVTASQDFAHADARVESLAGLDLADLARGFGLHVETAARPVEA